A genomic window from Desulfovibrio porci includes:
- a CDS encoding EAL domain-containing protein, with the protein MNVKLTDAAAILRNRLVSPALFLADKAAGIPTLAAVRSALIVMLPFMFLGSLAILLNSFPLAAYKDFMVRCFGPRWTLFGETLYSGTFAIMSLSLVFSIGQHLVDQFNSGSRIFRANPVIAGLVNLAALFCLFPQSTSPEYLRWFGVAGLFVALLVGLASTRLFLFFFSFKQLHLHLRGGAPDIALPRTFNSFLPGILTLLVFAGVGALLHGAGSSVHELAHHYIRLPFDALHDGLERSLLYILSLHVLWFMGIHGANVLDPITHDIYGAAMLANEAAAAAGLPLPHIMTKNFMDVFVFMGGSGSSICLAGALILFGKTRTSRGLGILSLLPGVFNINEILLFGLPVVLNPLMLIPFVCTPLLLAGVSYLAASYGLVPGASVALEWTTPVLLNGYLTTGSLSGTLLQLLNLSLGICIYAPFVVLTNKVNIRRTNAAFATLAERIYAGDGAPYSRLQDDAGTLARSLIADLEEGSREARGLSLEYQPQVDALTGRVVGVESLLRWRHPVYGAIPAPVGVTLAEESGLIRPMGLWIFETACRTRRRWLDAGLTDLSMAVNVSALQLQDSLPEQFMAMTRRWGLPPALMSLEVTESRALDSGSPESRVLTRLHDLGFSIAIDDFGMGHSSLKYLKQFPVNYVKIDGEITKELVTNPICRDIVTSITRLCRARGMLCVAEFVENDEQVAILREEGCDIFQGWRYSPSLPERECLAYIQANHALCDGGGFSAASGAARPTSVREP; encoded by the coding sequence GTGAATGTGAAACTGACGGATGCTGCCGCCATCCTCCGAAACCGCCTGGTCAGCCCGGCGCTCTTTCTGGCCGACAAGGCGGCGGGCATTCCCACCCTGGCCGCTGTCCGTTCGGCGCTCATCGTCATGTTGCCCTTCATGTTCCTGGGCTCTCTGGCGATTCTGCTGAACAGCTTTCCCCTTGCCGCCTACAAGGATTTCATGGTCCGTTGTTTCGGTCCGCGCTGGACCCTGTTCGGCGAGACGCTCTACAGCGGCACGTTCGCCATTATGTCCCTGAGTCTGGTTTTTTCCATCGGCCAGCACCTGGTGGACCAGTTCAACAGCGGCAGCCGGATTTTCCGGGCCAACCCGGTCATTGCCGGGCTTGTTAATCTGGCGGCCCTGTTCTGTCTTTTCCCGCAGTCGACCTCACCGGAATATCTGCGCTGGTTCGGCGTTGCCGGTCTTTTTGTGGCCCTGCTGGTGGGCCTGGCCTCCACCCGGCTGTTTCTGTTTTTCTTTTCCTTCAAGCAACTCCATCTGCACTTGCGCGGCGGCGCGCCGGACATCGCCCTGCCGCGGACCTTCAATTCCTTTCTGCCCGGTATTCTGACCCTGCTGGTCTTTGCCGGCGTGGGCGCGCTGCTGCACGGCGCGGGTTCGTCCGTGCACGAACTGGCCCATCATTACATCCGTCTGCCCTTCGACGCCCTGCATGACGGCCTGGAGCGGAGCCTGCTCTACATCCTGTCCCTGCATGTGCTCTGGTTCATGGGCATCCACGGGGCCAACGTGCTGGACCCCATCACCCACGACATTTACGGCGCGGCCATGCTGGCCAATGAAGCGGCCGCCGCCGCTGGTCTGCCCCTGCCGCACATTATGACCAAAAATTTCATGGACGTGTTCGTGTTCATGGGCGGTTCCGGGTCAAGCATCTGCCTGGCGGGCGCGCTGATTCTGTTCGGCAAGACCCGCACCAGCCGGGGGCTGGGCATCCTCTCCCTCTTGCCGGGCGTGTTCAATATCAATGAAATCCTGCTGTTCGGCCTGCCCGTGGTGCTCAATCCCCTGATGCTGATTCCCTTTGTGTGCACGCCGCTGCTACTGGCCGGCGTCAGCTATCTGGCGGCAAGCTACGGTCTGGTGCCGGGCGCGAGCGTGGCCCTGGAATGGACCACGCCCGTTCTGCTCAACGGCTATCTGACCACCGGCTCTCTGAGCGGCACCCTGCTGCAATTGCTGAATCTCTCTCTGGGCATCTGTATTTACGCGCCTTTTGTGGTGCTGACCAACAAGGTCAACATCCGGCGCACCAATGCGGCCTTCGCCACCCTGGCCGAAAGGATTTACGCCGGGGACGGCGCGCCTTACAGCCGTCTGCAGGACGACGCGGGCACCCTGGCCCGCAGCCTGATCGCGGATCTGGAAGAGGGGAGCCGCGAGGCCCGGGGGCTTTCCCTGGAATATCAGCCCCAGGTTGACGCCCTGACCGGCAGGGTGGTGGGCGTGGAATCCCTGCTGCGCTGGCGGCATCCGGTTTACGGGGCTATTCCCGCGCCTGTGGGCGTGACCCTGGCCGAGGAATCCGGTCTGATCCGGCCCATGGGACTCTGGATTTTCGAAACCGCCTGCCGTACGCGCAGGCGGTGGCTGGACGCGGGGCTGACGGATCTGAGCATGGCGGTTAATGTCTCCGCGCTGCAATTGCAGGACTCCCTGCCGGAACAGTTCATGGCGATGACCCGGCGCTGGGGGCTGCCGCCCGCGCTGATGAGCCTGGAGGTGACCGAATCCAGGGCTCTGGACTCCGGTTCGCCGGAAAGCCGGGTGCTGACGCGCCTGCATGATCTGGGTTTTTCCATCGCCATTGACGACTTCGGCATGGGCCACAGCTCGTTGAAGTATCTCAAGCAGTTCCCGGTGAATTACGTGAAGATCGACGGCGAGATCACCAAGGAACTGGTCACCAACCCCATCTGCCGGGATATCGTGACTTCCATCACCCGCCTCTGCCGGGCGCGGGGCATGCTTTGCGTGGCCGAATTCGTGGAAAATGACGAACAGGTCGCCATCCTGCGCGAAGAAGGCTGCGACATCTTCCAGGGCTGGCGCTACAGCCCGTCCCTGCCCGAACGGGAATGTCTGGCCTATATTCAGGCGAATCATGCCCTTTGTGATGGAGGCGGCTTTTCCGCCGCCTCCGGCGCGGCGCGGCCGACTTCCGTCAGGGAGCCTTAG
- a CDS encoding OprD family outer membrane porin codes for MAQRHGSRIPGDFRRQRHGVWLAAVLCCLLGLLCLPGPTPVAATPPNLADSVKPLDSAEHAVADPPGLFADSPLRPFWHDARVSGGLYFFGRDRRRYDVERKTYRTNLRHGSLQANLDLVSGYAWDHLGFDFGVFTSHDLFNYGAPDHEMGFEPWRDPWHPDWSRHFTLSGLSIYKAALKAKAGPAWLRVGWLQPEGPGVLGVNWSIMPGSWRGVNAGLDFGRFSVAGMLADTYKAPWFLDEYKLMKNDGESHLPGVWSLGARYAFDSGITLEAAYGQSPGHLHNAHFKSSWELPAGPGRLKFGYHLYAMTDSDDDGGVNDNFDGIALQHYLFGLYELDMWTFRLEGTYTSAPMSGPWSQGQFAYRLADRSGGAKGAYEVWWDNRSDWNADDEKAVFAGVERRLDDILPVPGFYLGVSGAVGWDGRGWGASERLREWAVSGDLGYVKPDGPLAGAFVKLHYTEYRNGTDAPSWSVYKNGFQSEHDFKILIGLPFSF; via the coding sequence GTGGCGCAACGGCACGGTAGCCGCATTCCGGGTGATTTTCGCAGGCAGCGGCACGGCGTGTGGCTGGCGGCGGTTCTGTGCTGCCTTCTGGGCCTGTTGTGCCTGCCGGGACCCACCCCCGTCGCCGCGACGCCCCCGAATCTCGCGGATTCCGTGAAACCCCTGGACAGCGCGGAGCACGCGGTCGCCGATCCGCCCGGCCTGTTCGCGGACAGTCCGCTCCGTCCCTTCTGGCATGACGCCCGCGTCAGCGGCGGCCTGTATTTCTTCGGCCGCGACCGCCGGCGCTACGACGTGGAACGCAAGACCTACCGCACCAATCTGCGCCACGGCTCTCTTCAGGCCAATCTGGATCTGGTTTCCGGCTATGCTTGGGATCACCTGGGTTTTGATTTCGGCGTGTTCACCTCTCACGATCTGTTCAATTACGGCGCGCCGGACCACGAAATGGGCTTCGAGCCCTGGCGGGATCCCTGGCATCCGGACTGGAGCAGGCATTTCACGCTCAGCGGTCTTTCCATCTACAAGGCCGCGCTCAAGGCCAAGGCCGGTCCGGCCTGGCTGCGCGTTGGCTGGCTTCAGCCCGAAGGCCCCGGCGTGCTGGGCGTGAACTGGTCCATCATGCCCGGTTCCTGGCGGGGCGTGAACGCGGGCCTGGATTTCGGGCGTTTTTCCGTGGCCGGCATGCTGGCCGACACCTACAAGGCCCCCTGGTTCCTGGACGAGTACAAGCTGATGAAAAACGACGGCGAAAGCCATCTGCCCGGCGTCTGGAGCCTGGGCGCGCGCTACGCCTTCGACAGCGGCATCACTCTGGAGGCGGCCTACGGGCAGTCGCCGGGGCATCTGCACAACGCGCATTTCAAAAGCAGCTGGGAGCTGCCTGCGGGACCGGGGCGGCTGAAATTCGGCTACCACCTCTACGCCATGACCGACAGCGACGATGACGGCGGCGTCAATGACAATTTCGACGGCATCGCCCTCCAGCATTACCTTTTCGGCCTCTATGAGCTGGACATGTGGACCTTTCGCCTGGAAGGCACCTATACCAGCGCGCCCATGTCCGGTCCCTGGAGCCAGGGACAGTTCGCCTACCGCCTGGCGGACCGCAGCGGCGGAGCCAAGGGCGCGTATGAGGTCTGGTGGGACAATCGTTCGGACTGGAACGCGGACGACGAAAAAGCCGTGTTCGCGGGCGTGGAACGGCGGCTGGACGATATCCTGCCCGTGCCGGGCTTTTACCTGGGCGTGAGCGGGGCCGTGGGCTGGGACGGCCGTGGCTGGGGCGCGTCCGAGCGCCTGCGGGAATGGGCCGTGAGCGGCGATCTGGGCTACGTCAAGCCCGACGGCCCGCTGGCGGGAGCCTTCGTCAAGCTGCATTACACGGAATACCGCAACGGCACGGACGCGCCCAGCTGGTCCGTGTACAAAAACGGCTTCCAGTCCGAGCACGATTTCAAAATTCTGATCGGCCTGCCTTTTTCGTTCTGA
- the rpsL gene encoding 30S ribosomal protein S12, with the protein MPTINQLIRIERKAVVKRKKTPALQACPQRRGVCTRVYTTTPKKPNSALRKVARVRLTNGIEVTAYIPGEGHNLQEHSVVIIRGGRVKDLPGVRYHIVRGTLDTSGVADRRKSRSKYGAKRPK; encoded by the coding sequence ATGCCCACGATCAATCAGCTCATCCGCATTGAGCGGAAGGCCGTGGTGAAACGCAAGAAGACCCCGGCGTTGCAGGCCTGCCCGCAGCGTCGCGGTGTGTGCACCCGCGTTTACACCACCACCCCGAAAAAGCCGAACTCGGCCCTGCGTAAGGTCGCCCGTGTGCGCCTGACCAACGGCATTGAAGTGACGGCCTACATCCCCGGCGAAGGCCACAACCTGCAGGAGCACTCCGTGGTGATCATCCGCGGCGGCCGTGTGAAAGACCTTCCCGGCGTCCGTTATCACATCGTGCGCGGCACCCTGGATACCTCCGGTGTGGCCGACCGCCGCAAGAGCCGTTCCAAGTACGGCGCCAAGCGACCCAAGTAG
- a CDS encoding valine--tRNA ligase — protein MADTLPKGYEPHDVEARWRKHWEEAKTFTPDPDAPGELYSIVIPPPNVTGALHIGHALNLTLIDVLCRHARQKGKNVLWVPGTDHAGIATQNVVERALAKEGKSRRDLGREAFVERVWEWREDYGHRILDQIRALGASVDWTRLRFTMDEGLSAAVRKVFVQLYDEGLIYKGDYIINWCSRCHTALADDEVEHEQSKGRLWSVRYHLTDGSGSIVIATTRPETIPGDTAVCVHPEDERYAHLVGKTARVPVLGREVPIIADSYVDREFGTGALKVTPCHDHNDWMLGKKHNLEFVQVIDENGVMKAEAGPYAGLSKQECRERIVADIEAAGDLVGVAELEHAVGHCYRCHTVVEPHVSTQWFVAATKMAPAARAAVPELTRIFPESWLKTYYHWLDNIRDWCISRQIWWGHRIPAWTCRACGKLIVAEEAPDVCPVCGSDHLEQDEDVLDTWFSSALWPFSTMGWPEQTRELARWYPTSVLVTGFDIIFFWVARMMMMGQHFMKQPPFRDVYLHALVRDATGRKMSKSTGNVIDPLLMIEKYGCDSLRFTLTAFAAMGRDIRLSEGRIEGYRHFVNKLWNAARFALMNLPEQAPASVNLENIQGLHHQWILHRLEMVKLDMDQALTDYRFNDAAQVGYKFLWNEFCDWYLELVKPDMGPDMQSDDPVRKAAAQYVLWLVLRELLVLLHPIMPFVTAEIWRALPVPAGERPTDLALEPYPPLRPGCAREAEAGRMELIQGVIVAVRTIKAELGISPGHKVGLLLHPADEEQAALLEENRGLMTTLARLESLELGADVHAPKASASAVVQGCQVIVPLRGAVDLAGELARLDKELTKLEKDVVGVNMKLSNESFVSRAPAEVVARERERAGQLLDAKAKLQALRARFAEALAEE, from the coding sequence ATGGCGGATACCCTCCCCAAGGGCTATGAGCCCCATGACGTGGAAGCCCGGTGGCGCAAGCACTGGGAAGAGGCGAAAACTTTCACGCCCGATCCGGACGCGCCCGGCGAACTTTATTCCATCGTCATTCCGCCGCCCAACGTCACCGGGGCGCTGCATATCGGCCATGCCCTGAATCTCACGCTTATTGACGTGCTCTGCCGTCACGCCCGCCAGAAGGGCAAAAACGTGCTCTGGGTGCCGGGCACGGACCACGCGGGCATCGCCACCCAGAACGTGGTGGAACGCGCTCTGGCCAAGGAGGGCAAATCCCGCCGGGACCTGGGCCGCGAGGCTTTTGTGGAACGGGTCTGGGAATGGCGCGAGGATTACGGCCACCGCATCTTGGATCAGATCCGCGCCCTGGGCGCTTCCGTGGACTGGACGCGCCTGCGTTTCACCATGGACGAGGGCCTTTCGGCGGCGGTGCGCAAGGTTTTCGTGCAATTGTACGATGAGGGCCTGATCTACAAGGGCGATTACATCATCAACTGGTGCTCGCGCTGCCATACGGCCCTGGCCGACGACGAAGTGGAACACGAGCAGAGCAAGGGCAGGCTCTGGAGCGTGCGCTACCACCTCACGGACGGTTCCGGCTCCATCGTCATCGCCACCACCCGGCCCGAAACCATCCCCGGCGACACGGCCGTCTGCGTGCACCCCGAGGACGAACGCTACGCCCACCTGGTGGGCAAGACCGCGCGCGTGCCCGTGCTCGGGCGCGAAGTGCCGATCATCGCGGACAGTTACGTGGACCGGGAATTCGGCACCGGCGCGCTGAAGGTGACGCCCTGCCACGACCACAACGACTGGATGCTGGGCAAAAAGCACAATCTGGAATTCGTGCAGGTCATTGACGAAAACGGCGTGATGAAGGCCGAGGCCGGGCCTTACGCGGGCCTGTCCAAGCAGGAGTGCCGGGAGAGGATCGTGGCGGACATTGAGGCCGCCGGAGATCTTGTGGGCGTGGCCGAACTGGAGCACGCCGTGGGCCACTGCTACCGCTGCCATACGGTGGTGGAACCGCACGTTTCCACCCAGTGGTTCGTGGCCGCCACCAAGATGGCCCCGGCCGCGCGCGCCGCAGTGCCGGAACTGACCAGAATTTTCCCGGAATCCTGGCTCAAGACCTATTACCACTGGCTGGACAACATCCGCGACTGGTGCATCAGCCGCCAGATCTGGTGGGGCCACCGCATCCCGGCCTGGACCTGCCGGGCCTGCGGCAAGCTGATCGTGGCCGAGGAAGCGCCTGACGTCTGCCCGGTGTGCGGCTCGGACCATCTGGAACAGGACGAGGACGTGCTGGACACCTGGTTCTCCTCGGCGCTCTGGCCGTTCTCCACCATGGGCTGGCCGGAACAGACCAGGGAGCTGGCGCGCTGGTATCCCACCTCGGTGCTGGTCACGGGCTTTGACATTATTTTCTTCTGGGTGGCCCGCATGATGATGATGGGCCAGCACTTCATGAAGCAGCCGCCTTTCCGCGACGTCTACCTGCACGCCCTGGTGCGCGACGCCACCGGCCGCAAGATGTCCAAATCCACGGGCAACGTCATTGACCCGTTGCTGATGATCGAAAAATACGGCTGCGACTCCCTGCGCTTCACGCTGACGGCCTTCGCGGCCATGGGCCGGGATATCCGCCTGTCCGAAGGGCGCATCGAAGGCTACCGCCATTTTGTGAACAAGCTCTGGAACGCCGCTCGCTTCGCCCTGATGAATCTGCCGGAGCAGGCGCCCGCGTCCGTGAACCTGGAAAACATACAGGGCCTGCACCACCAGTGGATTCTGCACCGTCTGGAGATGGTCAAACTGGACATGGACCAGGCCCTCACGGACTATCGCTTCAACGATGCGGCCCAAGTCGGCTACAAATTCCTCTGGAACGAGTTCTGCGACTGGTATCTGGAACTGGTCAAACCGGATATGGGGCCGGACATGCAGTCCGATGACCCCGTGCGCAAGGCCGCGGCCCAGTATGTGCTCTGGCTGGTGCTGCGCGAGCTGCTGGTGCTGCTGCACCCCATCATGCCCTTTGTCACCGCCGAGATCTGGCGCGCTCTGCCCGTGCCTGCCGGGGAGCGGCCCACGGATCTGGCCCTGGAACCCTACCCGCCGCTGCGGCCCGGCTGCGCGCGCGAGGCCGAGGCCGGTCGCATGGAACTGATCCAGGGCGTGATCGTGGCCGTGCGCACCATCAAGGCCGAGCTGGGCATCAGCCCCGGCCACAAGGTGGGTCTGCTGCTCCATCCCGCGGATGAGGAGCAGGCCGCCCTGCTGGAGGAAAACCGGGGCCTGATGACGACGCTGGCCCGTCTGGAATCCCTTGAGCTGGGGGCGGATGTGCACGCGCCCAAAGCTTCGGCCTCGGCCGTGGTCCAGGGCTGTCAGGTCATCGTGCCCCTGCGCGGGGCCGTGGATCTGGCCGGTGAACTAGCCCGTCTGGACAAGGAACTGACCAAGCTGGAAAAGGACGTGGTGGGCGTGAACATGAAGCTGAGCAATGAGAGCTTCGTGAGCCGCGCCCCGGCCGAAGTGGTGGCGCGCGAGCGCGAACGCGCCGGGCAGCTGCTGGACGCCAAGGCCAAATTGCAGGCCTTGCGAGCCCGTTTCGCCGAGGCTCTGGCCGAAGAGTAA
- the rpsG gene encoding 30S ribosomal protein S7 codes for MPRKGPVPKREVLPDPLYSSRLVTKFVNRLMYNGKKGAAEKIFYSSLETLAEKTGEDPMRAFEKALDNVKPHMEVKARRVGGATYQVPMEVRPERQVSLSIRWLINYSRSRGEKGMTAKLSAELLDAYNGRGGAVKKREDTHRMADANKAFSHYRW; via the coding sequence ATGCCTCGTAAAGGTCCTGTTCCCAAGAGGGAAGTGCTGCCCGATCCGCTGTACTCCAGCCGTCTGGTCACCAAATTCGTGAACCGGCTGATGTATAACGGCAAAAAAGGCGCGGCTGAAAAGATTTTTTACAGCTCCCTGGAAACCCTGGCTGAAAAGACGGGCGAAGATCCCATGCGCGCCTTTGAAAAGGCCCTGGACAACGTCAAGCCGCATATGGAAGTCAAGGCCCGCCGCGTGGGCGGCGCCACCTACCAGGTGCCCATGGAAGTGCGTCCCGAGCGTCAGGTCTCCCTGTCCATCCGCTGGCTGATCAACTATTCCCGTTCGCGCGGTGAAAAAGGGATGACCGCCAAACTTTCCGCCGAACTGCTGGATGCCTATAACGGTCGCGGCGGCGCGGTGAAAAAGCGTGAAGACACCCACCGCATGGCCGACGCCAACAAGGCCTTCTCCCACTACCGCTGGTAA
- a CDS encoding methyl-accepting chemotaxis protein: MRWKDIRLVYKLGIAFGGIVLLFGLYACYNFNIIENIAGVSDDLDRSSESELTLLKAENAHFIWAGEVAAYILDDTVTKLNVVTDGRQCAFGKWFYSDGRRELEQRLPAVAPILDALEKPHLGLHASVPGIIEAHEQGDAAATQRRYREGIAKNLVLIREGLGKAIKLVDEDLARSNATLDNTLVQSRRVALLMSGGILLVCVLLAVFLTRSIAGPLRALVLYAQEVAGGNLREPRIIQKDEVGQLNAALGVMVGTLKHKIEEAREQTDMAMAKSREAEAALTSAEEAARESAAKNELILEACQRIEDVVSNANRASGELSTGIIQSKQGAEVQARKISETASAMEQMSSVVIEVSRNASSAAELSADARQKAEEGADVVLDVTRSIRSVQEQSRQLKEDMQTLGQHAQAVNRIMGVISDIADQTNLLALNAAIEAARAGESGRGFAVVADEVRKLAEKTMASTTDVDNAVRAIQQSADKNMRQVDETVQTIEQATELTGRSGEALREIVAIVDGAATQVRAIATASEEQAASSREMADAINEVDSVAGQTAQAMNNAARSVADLAAQTRTLHSLVMEMRGRE; encoded by the coding sequence ATGCGCTGGAAAGACATCCGCTTGGTCTACAAGCTGGGCATCGCTTTTGGCGGCATTGTCCTGTTGTTCGGCCTGTATGCCTGTTACAACTTCAACATCATTGAGAACATTGCCGGGGTGTCCGACGATCTGGACCGCAGCAGCGAGTCCGAACTGACTCTGCTCAAGGCGGAAAATGCCCACTTCATCTGGGCTGGCGAGGTGGCGGCCTACATTCTGGATGATACGGTGACCAAGCTCAATGTGGTCACCGACGGCCGCCAGTGCGCCTTTGGAAAATGGTTTTACAGCGACGGCCGCCGGGAGCTGGAGCAGCGCCTGCCCGCCGTGGCTCCGATTCTGGACGCGCTGGAAAAGCCGCATCTGGGTTTGCACGCCTCTGTGCCGGGGATTATCGAAGCCCATGAACAAGGCGATGCCGCGGCCACCCAGAGGCGGTACAGGGAAGGAATCGCCAAAAACCTGGTCCTGATCCGCGAGGGCTTGGGCAAGGCCATCAAGCTGGTGGACGAGGATCTCGCCCGCTCCAACGCCACCCTGGACAACACCCTCGTTCAGAGTCGGCGCGTGGCCCTGCTGATGAGCGGCGGCATCCTGCTGGTCTGCGTGCTGCTGGCCGTGTTCCTCACCCGCAGCATCGCCGGGCCCCTGCGCGCCCTGGTGCTCTACGCCCAGGAAGTGGCAGGCGGCAATCTGCGTGAGCCGCGCATCATTCAGAAAGACGAAGTAGGCCAGTTGAACGCGGCGCTGGGCGTGATGGTCGGCACGCTCAAGCATAAAATTGAGGAAGCCCGCGAACAGACCGATATGGCCATGGCCAAAAGCCGGGAAGCCGAAGCGGCCCTGACCTCGGCCGAGGAGGCCGCTCGGGAGTCGGCGGCCAAAAACGAGTTGATTCTGGAGGCCTGCCAACGCATTGAAGATGTGGTGAGCAACGCAAACCGTGCTTCGGGCGAGCTGTCCACCGGCATTATTCAGTCCAAGCAGGGCGCTGAGGTGCAGGCCCGCAAGATTTCCGAAACCGCCTCGGCCATGGAGCAGATGAGTTCCGTGGTGATTGAGGTGAGCCGCAACGCGTCCTCCGCGGCGGAGCTTTCCGCCGATGCGCGTCAGAAGGCCGAGGAGGGCGCGGACGTCGTCCTGGATGTGACCCGGAGCATCCGCAGCGTGCAGGAACAATCCCGTCAGCTCAAAGAGGATATGCAGACCCTGGGCCAGCACGCCCAGGCGGTAAACCGGATTATGGGCGTGATTTCGGATATCGCGGACCAGACCAATCTGCTGGCTCTCAACGCGGCCATTGAGGCGGCGCGCGCGGGCGAATCCGGGCGCGGCTTCGCCGTGGTGGCCGACGAGGTGCGCAAGCTGGCCGAAAAAACCATGGCGTCCACCACGGATGTGGACAATGCCGTGCGCGCCATCCAGCAGAGCGCGGACAAGAACATGCGCCAGGTGGACGAGACCGTGCAGACCATTGAGCAGGCTACGGAACTGACCGGCAGGTCCGGCGAGGCCCTGCGCGAAATCGTCGCCATTGTGGACGGCGCGGCCACCCAGGTGCGGGCCATTGCCACGGCCAGCGAGGAGCAGGCCGCCTCCAGCCGCGAGATGGCCGACGCCATCAACGAGGTGGACAGCGTGGCCGGGCAGACCGCCCAGGCCATGAACAACGCGGCGCGCTCCGTGGCGGATCTGGCCGCGCAGACCCGGACCCTGCATTCTCTGGTCATGGAAATGCGCGGCAGGGAGTAA